One genomic segment of Micromonospora sp. WMMC415 includes these proteins:
- a CDS encoding winged helix-turn-helix domain-containing protein has protein sequence MPRVSDRQRIAQDIRDKISSGEYAPGDKLPSLREMTVHYGVSAEPVRSALLILHAEGLIEGHQGKGTYVTPRPAPTRRDGEA, from the coding sequence ATGCCCCGAGTTTCCGACCGCCAGCGGATTGCACAGGACATCCGCGACAAGATCAGCTCAGGTGAATACGCCCCGGGCGACAAGCTGCCGTCGCTGCGTGAGATGACCGTTCACTACGGAGTCTCCGCCGAGCCCGTGCGATCAGCTCTGCTGATCCTTCACGCGGAGGGCCTGATCGAAGGCCACCAGGGCAAGGGCACCTACGTCACTCCCCGTCCCGCCCCGACACGTCGCGACGGCGAGGCGTGA
- a CDS encoding cation:proton antiporter regulatory subunit, whose protein sequence is MRVRVEQTALPGIGVRHELVTESGRRLGVVTHRNGRRDLVLYDPDDPDSCQADIPLTDDEAEALADILGASLMLGQLSGLREQAAGLLTEQIAIPAGSSYVGRKLGDTKARTRTGASIVAVLRHGEVIVSPDPSFRFAAGDVVVVVGTRQGLDGVTAIFADGDPDG, encoded by the coding sequence GTGCGAGTACGTGTCGAACAGACTGCCCTACCGGGGATCGGCGTACGTCACGAGCTGGTGACGGAGTCCGGACGCCGGCTCGGCGTCGTCACTCACCGCAACGGCCGTCGTGACCTCGTCCTGTACGACCCGGACGATCCCGACTCCTGCCAGGCGGACATTCCGCTGACCGACGACGAGGCGGAGGCGCTCGCCGACATCCTCGGCGCGTCGCTGATGCTCGGCCAGCTGTCGGGCCTGCGGGAGCAGGCCGCCGGCCTGCTCACCGAGCAGATCGCGATCCCGGCCGGCTCGTCGTACGTCGGTCGCAAGCTCGGCGACACCAAGGCGCGTACCCGCACGGGCGCCTCGATCGTGGCGGTGCTGCGCCACGGCGAGGTGATCGTCTCTCCGGACCCCTCGTTCCGCTTCGCGGCCGGTGACGTGGTGGTCGTCGTCGGGACCCGGCAGGGCCTCGACGGCGTGACCGCCATCTTCGCCGACGGTGACCCGGACGGCTGA